A genomic stretch from Actinomadura rubteroloni includes:
- a CDS encoding serine/threonine protein kinase: MPDAHPLRAGDPGRLGGYEVLGRLGEGGQGAVFLGRRAGATDGDYVAVKLLHADLSGDDTARSRFVRELAVAKRVARFCTAQVLDADVAGDQPYIVSEYVPGQSLHRLVQQDGPRSGGALERLAISTLTALTAIHQAGIVHRDLKPHNVMMGPDGPRVIDFGVARALGAAGETQNVGTPAYMAPEHFTGAPVGPAADMFAWGTTMVFAANGRPAFGNDDLAAVMHRILTGEPDLGALPEPLRSVVTACLAKEPERRPSAREAQERLVGAASGNDVPAPPPPFPFAPPEPPAAVPSGGALPGVTDPATRPGPPGPVPATGAGRRKIVRLAPVFAGAAVAAVLAGGAVWAATGRGGDEGGPSAATSQDGQATGGSAATATGAGRATTRPTAAGRTPKARPSDGPRTPDGKKPKRGPGGRPSATATGGGGGGGSRPAPEPPNKYTARQACGSGYGVLRTMAVSGGTAYLLYSSATGKNCAVTMKTSSVGKKSPVSVWLQKQGGSQVTDSGSYAWYAGPVYVAAKNVCVRFGGNGRTSGWGNCGS; this comes from the coding sequence ATGCCCGACGCCCACCCGCTGCGGGCCGGCGACCCCGGGCGCCTGGGCGGCTACGAGGTGCTCGGACGGCTCGGCGAGGGCGGTCAGGGCGCCGTCTTCCTCGGCCGCCGCGCGGGGGCGACGGACGGCGACTACGTGGCCGTCAAGCTCCTGCACGCCGACCTCAGCGGGGACGACACGGCGCGATCGCGGTTCGTCCGGGAACTGGCGGTCGCCAAGCGGGTCGCGCGGTTCTGCACCGCGCAGGTCCTGGACGCCGACGTCGCGGGCGACCAGCCCTACATCGTCAGCGAGTACGTCCCCGGGCAGTCGCTGCACCGGCTCGTCCAGCAGGACGGGCCGCGTTCGGGCGGCGCCCTGGAGCGTCTCGCGATCAGCACGCTGACCGCGCTCACCGCGATCCACCAGGCGGGGATCGTCCACCGCGACCTCAAGCCGCACAACGTGATGATGGGCCCGGACGGTCCCCGCGTCATCGACTTCGGCGTCGCGCGGGCGCTCGGCGCGGCCGGGGAGACCCAGAACGTCGGCACGCCCGCCTACATGGCGCCCGAGCACTTCACCGGCGCGCCGGTCGGCCCGGCCGCCGACATGTTCGCCTGGGGCACCACGATGGTGTTCGCGGCGAACGGGCGTCCGGCGTTCGGGAACGACGACCTGGCCGCCGTGATGCACCGCATCCTCACCGGCGAACCGGACCTCGGCGCGCTGCCCGAGCCGCTGCGCTCGGTCGTCACGGCGTGCCTGGCCAAGGAGCCGGAGCGGCGGCCGTCCGCGCGGGAGGCGCAGGAGCGGCTGGTCGGCGCGGCCAGCGGCAACGACGTGCCCGCTCCGCCACCGCCGTTCCCGTTCGCGCCGCCGGAACCGCCCGCCGCCGTGCCGTCCGGCGGGGCGCTGCCGGGCGTGACGGACCCGGCGACGCGTCCGGGGCCGCCGGGTCCGGTTCCGGCCACGGGTGCGGGACGGCGCAAAATCGTCCGGCTGGCCCCCGTCTTCGCAGGCGCCGCGGTCGCGGCGGTGCTCGCGGGCGGCGCGGTCTGGGCCGCGACCGGACGCGGCGGCGACGAGGGCGGGCCGAGCGCCGCGACCTCCCAGGACGGGCAGGCCACCGGCGGCTCCGCGGCGACCGCGACCGGGGCCGGACGCGCGACGACGCGTCCGACCGCCGCCGGACGCACCCCGAAGGCGCGGCCGAGCGACGGCCCGCGCACGCCGGACGGGAAGAAGCCGAAGCGCGGGCCGGGCGGCAGGCCGTCGGCGACCGCGACCGGCGGGGGCGGCGGGGGCGGGTCCCGTCCGGCGCCCGAACCGCCCAACAAGTACACGGCGCGGCAGGCGTGCGGTTCCGGGTACGGCGTCCTGCGGACGATGGCCGTCTCCGGCGGCACCGCGTACCTGCTCTACAGCAGCGCGACGGGCAAGAACTGCGCCGTGACGATGAAGACGTCGAGCGTCGGCAAGAAGTCGCCGGTGTCGGTGTGGCTCCAGAAACAGGGCGGGAGCCAGGTCACCGACAGCGGGTCCTACGCCTGGTACGCGGGACCGGTGTACGTGGCGGCGAAGAACGTCTGCGTCCGCTTCGGCGGCAACGGCAGGACGTCGGGCTGGGGCAACTGCG